Below is a genomic region from Citrobacter europaeus.
CATCGGCTTACCTTTGGCGTTGGCAAACTGGTCATCGACGGCAATGACTTTCATATCGTAGCCTCGCGCCTTAGCCATAATGGCAGGCCCGAGTTTGGGGTCCGGCGTACAAATCACAAACCCTTTTGCTCCACTTGCAGCCAGGCTGTCGATGGCATTGAGGGTTTTCTCACCATCCGGGACGGCAATTTTAATCACCTCAAAACCAAGGTCTTTACCGGCTTTATCGGCAAATTTCCATTCAGTCTGGAACCACGGTTCTTCCGGCTGTTTGACCAGGAAACCGAGCTTCATGGATTCAGCGATAGCGGATTGTGACATAATGGCAGCCAGACCGATGGCAGCCAACGCTTTAGTGAATTTGTGCATGGTTAACTCCAGCTTTAACGTTCTTTTATGTAGGGTAAAATCAGACGATTTTTTGTAATTCGGACGTAAAACAAGGCATTACCTTTTATTGATAAGATCAATGCCAGTGCTGAGAGTATTTTTAGCGGGAAATTGATTCTCCATAAGAGAGCGGCATCACACCACAGAATTACAGTAATTGCGTACATAAATTCAGCGGGAAATGACATAAAAAAACGCGATTTTGTCGACGGGAAAAAAGAGAAATAGCAGATTAGTCCATAACGTCAGCCAACGAATCCTTGTTCCCGAATACCGAAGCATTCGGGAAAATGATTACCATCGATAATAAATATGGTCAGCGTGATCGCGGACCGGAATGTCATCTCCCAGCAGACGTGCCGAAAGTGTTAATGCAAAATCAAAAATATGCCCCAGCCCTTTGCCGCTAATCAGATTGCCATCTTCAACTACCGGCGCATCAATATATTCCCCATCCGTGACGTTTTGCCACAGATCTCCCGAGCACACGTAGCGACGTCCTTTCAGCAGGCCGTTGCCGCCCAGCACGCGCGCAGCCGCAGAACACACCGGACAAATGAGTTTCCCCGCCTGATCATGTCGGGCGACAAACTGGATGACCGTCTCACTGGCAGCAAGATTAACGCTGCCCTGCGGCCCGCCGGGCAGCACGATGGCGTCGTAGAGATATGCCTGGCGCGCGGCCAGCGTACTG
It encodes:
- a CDS encoding DJ-1/PfpI family protein, translated to MKKVAVLLAPGFEEAEAIVTIDILRRLNIEVETLACAESRAVVSYHDVPMVTDSTLAARQAYLYDAIVLPGGPQGSVNLAASETVIQFVARHDQAGKLICPVCSAAARVLGGNGLLKGRRYVCSGDLWQNVTDGEYIDAPVVEDGNLISGKGLGHIFDFALTLSARLLGDDIPVRDHADHIYYRW